The Euphorbia lathyris chromosome 2, ddEupLath1.1, whole genome shotgun sequence genome includes a window with the following:
- the LOC136216996 gene encoding primase homolog protein-like isoform X2: MPPSSTCSPSKLAFRFLYLSWDTKYGYLWNCKEYLKKAFHVILVTDGDLPGQALVEELACCIGRERCWRVRWPKKSKDEHFKDANEQWSQKYCALSTRNFLFTKLSQG; the protein is encoded by the exons ATGCCTCCCTCATCGACCTGCTCTCCATCCAAGCTCGCCTTTCGATTCTTGTATCTTAG CTGGGACACAAAATATGGATATCTGTGGAATTGCAAAGAGTACTTGAAAAAG GCATTTCACGTAATACTTGTCACTGATGGAGATCTGCCTGGTCAAGCTTTAGTTGAAGAGCTTGCTTGTTGTATCGGAAGAGAAAG ATGCTGGCGAGTTAGATGGCCAAAGAAAAGTAAAGATGAACATTTCAAAGATGCTAATGAG CAATGGTCACAAAAATACTGTGCTTTATCAACGCGAAACTTTCTGTTTACTAAGTTGTCGCAAGGATGA
- the LOC136216996 gene encoding primase homolog protein-like isoform X1, giving the protein MPPSSTCSPSKLAFRFLYLSWDTKYGYLWNCKEYLKKAFHVILVTDGDLPGQALVEELACCIGRERFSLICWRVRWPKKSKDEHFKDANEQWSQKYCALSTRNFLFTKLSQG; this is encoded by the exons ATGCCTCCCTCATCGACCTGCTCTCCATCCAAGCTCGCCTTTCGATTCTTGTATCTTAG CTGGGACACAAAATATGGATATCTGTGGAATTGCAAAGAGTACTTGAAAAAG GCATTTCACGTAATACTTGTCACTGATGGAGATCTGCCTGGTCAAGCTTTAGTTGAAGAGCTTGCTTGTTGTATCGGAAGAGAAAGGTTTTCCCTTAT ATGCTGGCGAGTTAGATGGCCAAAGAAAAGTAAAGATGAACATTTCAAAGATGCTAATGAG CAATGGTCACAAAAATACTGTGCTTTATCAACGCGAAACTTTCTGTTTACTAAGTTGTCGCAAGGATGA